The following proteins come from a genomic window of Amphiura filiformis chromosome 16, Afil_fr2py, whole genome shotgun sequence:
- the LOC140135685 gene encoding uncharacterized protein: MLNRHHLTHDKEKQARCPVCNKGFSSNDYVRRHMRIHTKEKPYQCEICQKSFRERSHVRGHIEAVHAEGSNYTCEICDKRFTMVSYLKSHMNSHRVASFQCNYCQKMFMSEKSLNRHINIHTGENLFQCEFCQKTFVQRKSYIGHVRNHTNERPYKCDKCDKCYSMRDSLRHHIYQTHEEEFKRYKCEECGKNFHTICKLNTHLLSHSDVKTCQCSICGKMLKSKSTLASHLKIHTDTKLYQCEDCGKTFRNNSQLKEHRKTHTKEKSYHCEYCHRCFAKKEYLTKHIRTHTGEKPFKCELCEKAFAVRANRNAHRKIHYNKSHVCDVCGKSFTHARSHKKHMTSCKI, translated from the coding sequence ATGCTAAATCGTCATCACCTAACTCACGATAAGGAGAAACAGGCTCGTTGCCCAGTGTGCAATAAAGGATTCTCAAGCAACGATTACGTAAGGCGTCATATGCGTATTCACACCAAGGAGAAACCCTACCAGTGCGAAATTTGTCAGAAATCGTTTCGTGAACGTTCTCACGTGCGTGGTCACATCGAAGCGGTTCATGCTGAAGGGAGTAATTACACTTGTGAAATCTGTGACAAACGTTTTACAATGGTGTCTTATTTGAAATCGCACATGAATAGTCACAGAGTAGCATCATTTCAGTGCAAttattgccagaaaatgtttatgtCAGAAAAATCTTTGAATCGTCACATCAACATTCACACTGGGGAGAATCTCtttcagtgtgagttttgtcagaaaacatttgtcCAACGCAAAAGCTACATTGGGCATGTCAGAAATCACACAAATGAGCGACCCTATAAATGCGACAAGTGTGACAAATGTTATTCAATGCGAGACTCGCTGCGTCACCATATTTACCAAACACATGAAGAGGAATTCAAACGTTATAAGTGCGAGGAGTGTGGCAAAAATTTCCACACCATATGTAAGCTTAATACTCATTTGCTGAGTCATAGCGATGTGAAGACATGTCAGTGCTCTATTTGTGGGAAAATGTTAAAGTCAAAGTCCACACTGGCTTCTCATCTTAAAATTCACACAGATACGAAACTATACCAGTGTGAAGACTGTGGAAAAACTTTTAGGAACAATTCACAACTTAAGGAACACAGGAAAACGCATACAAAAGAGAAATCTTACCATTGTGAATATTGTCATAGATGTTTTGCAAAGAAAGAATATTTGACTAAGCATATCAGGACACATACTGGTGAGAAACCGTTTAAGTGTGAATTGTGTGAGAAAGCGTTTGCAGTAAGGGCCAACAGAAATGCTCATCGCAAAATTCATTACAATAAATCACATGTATGTGATGTGTGTGGTAAATCATTTACACATGCTCGGTCTCACAAAAAACACATGACAAGTTGCAAGATTTGA